The proteins below are encoded in one region of Salvelinus namaycush isolate Seneca chromosome 32, SaNama_1.0, whole genome shotgun sequence:
- the LOC120026908 gene encoding neurexophilin-1: MQATCWCAVLLLTPAVYLVTSVHASKGDLLKSGSPKSTLKHIWTESGKDLSISRLLSQTLHGKENTTALDLRYDTPEPYSEQDLWDWLRNSTDLQDSRPRAKRRPMVKTGKFKKMFGWGDFHSNIKTVKLNLLITGKIVDHGNGTFSVYFRHNSTGQGNVSVSLVPPTKIVEFDVAAQQSVIDAKDSKSFNCRIEYEKVEKGARNTLCNFDPSKTCYQEQTQSHVSWLCSKPFKVICIYISFYSTDYKLVQKVCPDYNYHSETPYFPSG, from the coding sequence GTGACAAGTGTACATGCTTCCAAGGGAGACCTCCTCAAGTCGGGCAGCCCCAAGTCGACGTTAAAACATATATGGACAGAAAGCGGCAAGGACCTGTCAATCAGCAGGTTGCTGTCACAGACTCTCCATGGCAAAGAGAACACCACGGCCCTGGACCTGCGCTACGACACCCCGGAGCCCTACTCCGAGCAGGACCTCTGGGACTGGCTGAGGAACTCTACCGACCTCCAGGATTCTAGACCTAGAGCCAAACGGCGGCCTATGGTCAAGACGGGCAAGTTCAAGAAGATGTTTGGCTGGGGAGACTTCCACTCCAACATCAAGACAGTCAAGCTCAACCTCCTCATCACCGGGAAGATCGTGGACCACGGCAACGGAACCTTCAGCGTCTACTTCAGACACAACTCCACAGGCCAGGGCAACGTGTCTGTGAGTCTCGTCCCGCCAACCAAGATCGTGGAGTTCGACGTGGCAGCCCAGCAGTCCGTGATCGATGCCAAGGACTCCAAGTCCTTCAACTGCCGCATCGAGTACGAGAAGGTGGAGAAGGGCGCCAGGAACACGCTGTGTAACTTCGACCCGTCCAAGACGTGTTACCAGGAGCAGACTCAGAGCCACGTCTCCTGGCTCTGTTCCAAGCCCTTTAAAGTCATCTGCATCTAcatctccttctacagcactGACTACAAGCTGGTGCAAAAAGTCTGTccggactacaactaccacaGTGAAACTCCCTACTTCCCCTCTGGCTGA